Proteins from a genomic interval of Anolis sagrei isolate rAnoSag1 chromosome 1, rAnoSag1.mat, whole genome shotgun sequence:
- the C1QL2 gene encoding complement C1q-like protein 2, whose product MGLVLLIAVPLLVQAPSPSGAHYEMMGTCRMICDPYSPSAAAAASASSAARGPGGTTAALEALQELGPHDPPPPPPPPFLQGPKGEPGRQGKPGPRGPPGEPGPPGPRGPPGERGDSGKPGLPGLSLPGIGATPVAGGGVLGPSFGSGGSSSSSSSSPPPGSEASAFGGPKIAFYVGLKSPHEGYEVLKFDDVVTNLGNHYDPASGKFSCQVRGIYFFTYHILMRGGDGTSMWADLCKNGQVRASAIAQDADQNYDYASNSVVLHLDSGDEVYVKLDGGKAHGGNNNKYSTFSGFLLYPD is encoded by the exons ATGGGCTTGGTGCTGCTCATCGCCGTCCCGCTCCTGGTGCAGGCGCCTTCGCCCAGCGGGGCCCACTACGAGATGATGGGCACCTGCCGCATGATCTGCGACCCCTACAgcccctccgccgccgccgccgcctccgctTCCTCCGCCGCCCGAGGCCCCGGGGGCACCACGGCCGCCCTGGAAGCGCTGCAGGAGCTAGGCCCCCACGACCCCCCTCCGCCCCCGCCGCCGCCCTTCCTGCAGGGGCCCAAGGGTGAGCCCGGGAGGCAGGGCAAGCCGGGGCCCAGGGGCCCTCCGGGGGAGCCCGGCCCGCCTGGCCCTAGGGGCCCTCCCGGGGAGAGGGGCGACTCGGGGAAGCCCGGCCTGCCGGGGCTCTCGCTGCCCGGGATCGGGGCCACGCCCGTGGCCGGAGGAGGGGTCCTGGGGCCCAGCTTCGGGAGCGgcgggagcagcagcagcagcagcagcagccctccTCCCGGGAGCGAGGCCTCGGCTTTCGGCGGGCCCAAGATCGCCTTCTACGTGGGCCTGAAGAGCCCCCACGAGGGCTACGAGGTGCTCAAGTTCGACGACGTGGTCACCAACCTGGGCAACCACTACGACCCGGCCTCGGGCAAGTTCTCCTGCCAGGTGCGCGGCATCTACTTCTTCACCTACCACATCCTCATGCGCGGAGGAGACGGGACCAGCATGTGGGCCGACCTCTGCAAGAACGGGCAG GTGCGAGCTAGCGCCATTGCGCAGGATGCAGACCAGAATTACGACTACGCCAGCAACAGTGTGGTGCTGCATCTGGACTCGGGGGACGAGGTCTATGTCAAACTGGATGGAGGCAAAGCCCATGgaggcaacaacaataaatacagcACTTTCTCTGGCTTCCTTTTGTACCCTGATTGA